From the genome of Triticum aestivum cultivar Chinese Spring chromosome 3B, IWGSC CS RefSeq v2.1, whole genome shotgun sequence, one region includes:
- the LOC123072352 gene encoding transcription termination factor MTERF15, mitochondrial, with the protein MLHLRNRILPHLLSATPSPSTSPLLSLDRLLSAVSPNPSFAVGDYLVDTCGLTRAQALKVSATLSHLKSPAKPDAVLAFLAGLGLSGADVAAVVARDPKILCAAVEKTLSPVLAGLTGLGLSQAEIARLVSFAPAHFRLRSVVSKIEYYLPLCGSIENLLQPLKQGSSILGSDLERVVKPNVNLLAECGLGACDIAKLFIRVPRILYAKPARVLEMVACAEGIGVPRGSGMFRRALQSVAFLSKEKIATRMDYLKKTVRWSDAEVGIAVSKGPSVLVTSKDMLKRRSEFLISEVGLEPAYIARRPSLLNYSLEGRLRPRYYVMKFLTENRLLKRAMCYYTFVKATEMEFLDKFICPYKEAAPHLAEDYAAACKGEVPTRFRFT; encoded by the coding sequence ATGCTCCACCTCCGGAACCgcatactcccccacctcctctcAGCCACGCCCTCTCCTTCTACATCCCCACTCCTCTCTCTCGACCGCCTCCTCTCCGCCGTTTCCCCGAACCCTAGCTTCGCCGTCGGCGACTACCTCGTCGACACCTGCGGCCTCACCCGTGCCCAGGCACTCAAGGTCTCCGCCACGCTCTCCCACCTCAAGTCCCCCGCCAAGCCCGACGCGGtcctcgccttcctcgccggcctcggcctctccgGCGCTGATGTCGCGGCCGTCGTCGCCAGGGACCCGAAGATCCTCTGCGCCGCCGTGGAGAAAACGCTGTCCCCCGTCCTCGCTGGGCTCACCGGCCTCGGCCTGTCACAAGCTGAGATTGCGCGCCTCGTCTCGTTCGCCCCCGCCCACTTCCGCCTCAGATCCGTCGTCTCCAAGATAGAGTACTACCTGCCGCTCTGCGGCTCCATCGAAaacctgctccagccgctcaagcaAGGCTCCTCCATCCTCGGCTCTGACCTCGAGAGGGTGGTCAAGCCCAATGTCAATCTCCTAGCAGAGTGCGGGCTGGGTGCTTGTGATATTGCCAAGCTCTTCATCCGTGTGCCGAGGATACTTTATGCCAAACCAGCGCGTGTCCTGGAGATGGTTGCGTGCGCCGAAGGTATAGGTGTGCCCCGTGGCTCCGGAATGTTCAGGCGCGCTCTGCAGTCTGTTGCATTCCTCAGCAAGGAGAAGATCGCCACCAGAATGGACTACTTGAAGAAGACGGTTAGGTGGTCGGATGCGGAGGTTGGCATTGCTGTGTCCAAGGGTCCATCTGTGCTCGTGACGTCAAAGGACATGCTGAAGCGCAGGTCTGAATTCCTTATCTCTGAGGTGGGGTTGGAGCCGGCGTACATTGCCCGCCGCCCATCATTGCTCAATTATAGCTTGGAGGGCCGGCTCAGGCCCCGGTACTATGTTATGAAGTTTCTTACGGAAAACAGATTGCTCAAGCGTGCCATGTGCTACTATACATTTGTCAAGGCCACCGAGATGGAATTCTTGGACAAGTTCATATGCCCTTACAAGGAAGCTGCACCACACCTTGCTGAAGACTATGCAGCTGCTTGCAAAGGGGAAGTGCCAACTAGATTCAGGTTTACATGA
- the LOC123067874 gene encoding nascent polypeptide-associated complex subunit alpha-like protein 1, giving the protein MTVAELQAELLCAQLEEQSIEVIPHSDPSPSPICNNKSSPLLLVRPWIGVFRCGPGVICCWLLHFLNLSTQFQVMFVLSKPDVFKSSNSDTYVMFGEPKIEDLSTQLRSQAAEQFKAPSPSGIILKGEPSMAAAHDDEEVDETGVDKKDVELVMTQASVPRSRAVKALKDAGGDIVSAIMELTN; this is encoded by the exons ATGACGGTCGCCgagctgcaggcggagctgctctGCGCCCAGCTCGAGGAGCAGAGCATCGAGGTGATCCCCCATTCCGACCCCTCCCCCTCTCCGATTTG TAATAATAAATCTTCGCCTCTCTTGCTCGTTCGCCCCTGGATCGGCGTGTTCCGTTGCGGTCCTGGTGTTATATGCTGTTGGTTGTTGCATTTTCTTAACTTGTCCACACAATTCCAGGTTATGTTTGTCCTCTCCAAGCCAGATGTCTTCAAGAGCTCAAACTCAGATACCTACGTCATGTTCGGGGAGCCCAAGATTGAGGACCTGAGCACTCAGCTGCGTTCACAAGCGGCGGAGCAGTTCAAGGCGCCGAGCCCAAGCGGCATCATCTTGAAGGGCGAGCCGTCCATGGCAGCAGCCCATGACGACGAGGAGGTTGATGAGACTGGTGTTGACAAGAAGGACGTTGAGCTCGTGATGACGCAGGCCTCCGTGCCGAGATCCAGGGCTGTGAAGGCGCTCAAGGATGCGGGCGGCGACATCGTCAGCGCCATCATGGAGTTGACTAACTAG